A window of the Anaerolineales bacterium genome harbors these coding sequences:
- a CDS encoding stage II sporulation protein M, with amino-acid sequence MTQRVGILRNNFYGAWIIARREIRDQLRDWRILTPIILLTLFFPLLMNFTAGQAVDFVARYGADIVGERLIPFLLMVVGFFPISISLVIALESFAGERERLSLEPLLATPLTDSQLYLGKIIASVIPPLAAAFLGITVYLLGLVVSIGWTPDASLLAQILTLTAAQAFVMVNGAVVISTQTTSVRAANLLASFIIVPMAELIIGESLIMFWGIYSALWWIVVALIMISIVLSRMGLRLFNREELLGKEIDVIDLKRLVRHFRRSFVGNAASVPEWFKDVFSTSLPRLKWSILITTGILVLGYIIGLSFADRYVLPPEFLKLNAVGQGLETRMREFGLLTERGLVWILWNNVRALILAALLGGFTLGILGQILLMAPYGITGYLAGNVILAGGDPLRFLGALILPHAVFEFPAAIIAGAAILQLGLAALSIPKGMSLSEGFISALAQLSRVVLGIVLPLLIAAAIVEVYVTPRIALMLLG; translated from the coding sequence GTGACACAGAGAGTCGGTATCCTGCGAAATAATTTCTACGGCGCCTGGATCATTGCCAGGCGTGAAATACGAGACCAGCTGCGCGATTGGCGCATCCTGACCCCCATCATCCTCTTGACTTTGTTCTTTCCGCTGCTGATGAATTTCACGGCCGGTCAGGCTGTGGATTTCGTCGCCCGATACGGAGCGGACATCGTAGGCGAGCGCCTCATTCCCTTCCTGCTCATGGTCGTCGGTTTCTTCCCCATCTCTATTTCCCTCGTCATCGCCCTGGAGAGCTTCGCTGGTGAGCGTGAAAGACTCTCCCTGGAGCCTTTGTTGGCCACCCCTCTCACCGACAGCCAACTCTATCTGGGTAAAATAATCGCCTCGGTGATTCCGCCCCTGGCCGCGGCTTTTTTGGGCATAACGGTGTACCTGCTCGGGTTGGTGGTCAGTATCGGTTGGACACCCGATGCATCGCTTTTGGCGCAGATACTGACCCTCACTGCCGCGCAGGCGTTCGTGATGGTAAATGGCGCCGTGGTGATTTCTACGCAGACTACGTCCGTTCGTGCGGCAAATTTATTGGCTTCTTTCATCATCGTTCCCATGGCGGAGTTGATCATCGGCGAGAGCCTGATCATGTTCTGGGGAATCTACAGTGCGCTCTGGTGGATCGTCGTGGCATTGATCATGATCTCGATCGTGCTGAGTCGTATGGGGTTGAGATTGTTCAACCGGGAAGAACTGCTTGGAAAAGAGATCGACGTGATCGATCTGAAGCGTTTGGTGCGGCATTTTCGGCGTTCGTTCGTCGGCAACGCCGCGTCGGTCCCGGAGTGGTTCAAAGATGTCTTTTCGACTTCTCTGCCTCGATTGAAGTGGTCCATTTTAATCACCACGGGCATACTCGTGCTTGGCTACATCATTGGATTGTCATTTGCGGACCGCTACGTTCTGCCGCCCGAATTTCTAAAACTCAACGCGGTGGGCCAGGGCCTGGAAACGCGTATGCGGGAATTTGGACTGCTCACGGAACGTGGTTTGGTGTGGATATTGTGGAACAACGTTCGCGCGCTGATTCTTGCGGCATTGCTGGGAGGTTTTACCCTCGGAATTTTGGGTCAGATCTTGCTCATGGCGCCCTACGGGATAACGGGATATCTCGCGGGAAACGTGATCCTCGCCGGCGGTGATCCACTGCGCTTCCTCGGTGCGCTGATCCTCCCGCACGCCGTCTTCGAATTTCCGGCTGCGATCATTGCCGGCGCGGCGATTCTGCAGCTGGGATTGGCAGCCCTGAGTATTCCCAAAGGGATGTCTTTGAGTGAAGGTTTTATCTCGGCGCTCGCGCAGTTGAGCCGGGTTGTGCTGGGAATCGTACTGCCGCTACTGATTGCAGCCGCCATCGTGGAGGTTTATGTGACCCCGCGAATCGCATTGATGCTATTAGGATGA
- a CDS encoding MBL fold metallo-hydrolase, whose translation MGRLIILGSSWAVPVEDHANTHMAVDGEEGIVLIDAPGSPSVRLAHAGISFDQVEDLILTHFHPDHIGGVPLLLMNMWMLGRDKPLNIYGSHHCLERIEDVMGFFHWEAWPNFFPVSFHRLPERERIPVLEKQDFRIYASPVRHVIPTIGLRIESTTSGRIISYSCDTEPCPSVARLAAGSDVLIHEATGAIVGHSSASQAGAIAREAGVDRLILIHYKAGKIQLDKLIDQARETFSGEVVLAEDFMEIDL comes from the coding sequence ATGGGCCGTCTGATCATACTTGGCAGCTCGTGGGCCGTACCGGTCGAAGACCACGCCAACACCCACATGGCCGTGGACGGTGAAGAAGGTATCGTGCTCATCGACGCTCCGGGCTCGCCGAGCGTACGCCTCGCTCATGCAGGGATTTCGTTCGACCAGGTTGAGGATTTAATCCTGACTCATTTTCACCCCGACCATATCGGAGGCGTTCCGCTACTGCTGATGAACATGTGGATGCTGGGCAGAGATAAACCGCTAAACATCTACGGATCGCACCATTGCCTGGAACGCATCGAAGATGTGATGGGATTTTTCCATTGGGAGGCGTGGCCGAATTTCTTTCCCGTATCATTTCATCGATTGCCGGAGCGAGAACGGATTCCTGTGCTGGAGAAGCAAGATTTTCGAATTTACGCCTCTCCAGTGAGGCATGTAATCCCTACCATTGGTCTGAGAATTGAAAGTACCACCAGTGGGCGAATCATCTCCTATTCTTGTGATACCGAGCCCTGTCCTTCGGTGGCGCGCCTCGCAGCCGGTTCCGATGTGCTCATCCATGAAGCTACCGGCGCGATCGTGGGGCACTCTTCCGCCTCGCAGGCCGGTGCCATCGCACGAGAGGCCGGTGTGGATCGATTGATCCTCATCCATTACAAAGCGGGAAAGATCCAACTGGACAAACTCATCGATCAAGCTCGTGAGACCTTCTCGGGTGAGGTCGTTCTTGCGGAAGATTTCATGGAGATCGATCTCTGA
- a CDS encoding cyclic nucleotide-binding domain-containing protein has protein sequence MDPLAVLKSVELFEGLSEAELDSVLEICHQHSFKAGDLITEQGRPGDELFVIQDGFVEVLRQESQTDPAPKTVVNLGPGQIVGEMALVDRGLRSATVRAISNETIVQVIQRDDFDRLCEDNHHLGYTVMRNIAADLSFKLRHSHFSNR, from the coding sequence ATGGACCCGCTTGCGGTGCTGAAAAGCGTCGAACTTTTCGAGGGTCTCTCTGAAGCCGAATTGGATTCCGTGTTGGAAATTTGCCACCAGCACTCGTTCAAAGCCGGCGACCTCATTACCGAACAGGGGCGACCGGGGGATGAACTTTTTGTGATCCAGGACGGATTCGTGGAGGTGCTGCGCCAGGAGTCCCAAACGGATCCCGCGCCCAAGACCGTCGTCAATCTGGGGCCCGGTCAAATCGTTGGCGAAATGGCGCTCGTGGATCGAGGTCTGCGATCTGCGACGGTACGCGCGATCTCAAACGAAACTATCGTTCAGGTGATCCAGAGGGACGATTTCGATCGATTGTGTGAGGACAACCATCATCTTGGCTACACCGTGATGCGGAACATCGCCGCAGATCTCTCATTCAAGCTGCGACACAGCCATTTCTCGAATCGATAA
- a CDS encoding Hsp20/alpha crystallin family protein: MSHPHVWRPPTDIYATDNAYVVLVEIAGMRGADFSVTFDRRRLIIKGNRSDTSTRKAYHQMEIAYGEFEVEVVIPSAIDVESIEATYNDGFLRVVLPISKPQNIKID; the protein is encoded by the coding sequence ATGAGTCATCCACACGTCTGGCGACCACCGACGGACATATATGCAACCGATAACGCATACGTCGTTCTGGTCGAGATTGCCGGGATGCGAGGCGCGGATTTCTCCGTAACGTTCGACCGCAGGCGTCTGATCATCAAGGGGAATCGCTCCGACACCAGCACGCGGAAAGCCTACCATCAAATGGAAATTGCCTACGGTGAATTCGAGGTGGAGGTCGTTATTCCGAGCGCCATTGACGTCGAATCGATCGAAGCAACGTACAATGACGGCTTTCTGCGTGTCGTTTTGCCCATCAGCAAGCCGCAGAATATCAAGATTGACTGA
- the lon gene encoding endopeptidase La — translation MDKSPWRFSSRDDDPFWLDEPRSEDNTASIIKVKQLDDSDSSENPDFAEIPDELPILPLRGVVVYPHTSLPLNIGQPRSIKLVDDVVSSKRLIGLVASTNPELETPGPEDLYRIGTVATVQRLFRTSEGTITMIVRGIARFELGEFTELEPYLKAKIRLSPEVIDEGVEIEAQVRAAKDQFQQIAEIAPSLPQEILGSILILDDPLDVAYTIVNYQRLDLEEAQAILEENSTIAKLQRVNSLLSRELEVLSLGQQIQNEARTEIDKVQREYFLREQLKAIQRELGEGDEQTAEVDELRKRIDDANLPEEAEKQARRELDRMSRLPTAAAEYGVIRTYLDWIVSLPWDKTTKDNLDLEYSRKVLDEDHYGLQDVKERILEYLAVRKLKSERTEELEAEPEDEIRRQREGVILCFVGPPGVGKTSLGRSIARAMGRKFIRMSLGGLHDEAEIRGHRRTYIGAMPGRILQTMRRVESRNPVFMLDEVDKLGRDFRGDPASALLEVLDPEQNREFRDHYIDIPFDLSEVMFITTANWLETVPIPLLDRMEVIRLSGYTDSEKLEIARGYLIPRQIRENGLRREEISFTDEALETIIRFYTREAGVRNLEREIGRLCRKVATNVAEGKLDQADISKEQVRAYLGKPYYLGSEELADRTSVPGVATGLAYTPVGGDVLFIEATAMPGNKQFLLTGSLGQVMQESARAALSYVRSMSDELSLDDDYWEKHDIHLHVPAGAQPKDGPSAGVTMAVALASLATGIPVRSDVGMTGEVTLRGKILPIGGVKEKVLAAHRAGLKTVLLPPRNEMDLEDVPEEVRKEMKFVFTDTVADAIKAALVDQKKPSQRKTSRKSNTKSKSSRSTSKARRKTTKRTSKSGNKAA, via the coding sequence ATGGATAAATCGCCGTGGAGATTCTCATCGCGAGACGATGATCCGTTTTGGCTCGATGAGCCACGATCGGAGGACAACACGGCGTCGATCATAAAAGTAAAGCAGCTCGACGACAGCGATTCGTCGGAAAATCCGGATTTCGCAGAAATCCCCGACGAGTTGCCGATTCTGCCGCTGCGTGGGGTCGTTGTCTATCCCCACACATCGCTGCCGTTGAACATCGGCCAACCGCGCTCGATTAAATTGGTCGACGATGTCGTCAGTTCCAAGCGGTTGATCGGGCTCGTGGCTTCGACGAATCCGGAACTCGAAACGCCGGGTCCGGAGGATCTGTACCGCATCGGCACAGTGGCGACCGTCCAACGTTTGTTCCGCACCTCCGAAGGGACGATCACGATGATCGTGCGGGGAATCGCGCGCTTTGAATTGGGTGAGTTTACCGAGCTCGAACCCTATTTGAAGGCCAAAATTCGACTTTCCCCTGAAGTGATCGATGAGGGCGTTGAAATCGAAGCGCAGGTTCGAGCGGCGAAGGATCAGTTCCAGCAGATCGCCGAAATCGCCCCGTCATTGCCGCAAGAAATTCTGGGCAGCATTCTCATCCTCGACGATCCGCTAGACGTGGCCTATACCATCGTCAATTACCAGCGTCTCGATCTCGAAGAAGCGCAAGCGATATTGGAAGAGAACTCGACGATCGCCAAGCTGCAGCGCGTGAATTCCCTGCTCAGCCGTGAATTGGAAGTCCTGTCGCTGGGACAGCAAATTCAGAACGAAGCCCGTACGGAAATCGACAAGGTGCAGCGGGAATATTTCCTGCGCGAACAATTGAAGGCGATTCAGCGGGAACTCGGAGAAGGTGACGAGCAGACGGCGGAAGTCGATGAACTGCGCAAGCGGATCGACGACGCCAACCTGCCCGAGGAAGCCGAGAAACAGGCGCGCCGGGAACTCGATCGCATGTCTCGTTTGCCGACGGCAGCCGCAGAATATGGTGTGATTCGGACCTATCTCGACTGGATCGTATCTCTGCCCTGGGACAAGACGACGAAAGACAACCTGGACCTCGAATACAGCCGCAAGGTGCTGGATGAAGATCATTACGGTTTGCAGGACGTGAAGGAACGCATCCTCGAATATCTTGCAGTACGGAAACTGAAATCAGAGCGCACGGAAGAGCTGGAAGCCGAGCCCGAGGATGAAATTCGACGCCAGCGCGAGGGCGTGATTCTGTGCTTCGTCGGACCTCCCGGCGTCGGAAAGACCTCCCTGGGGCGGTCGATTGCGCGTGCAATGGGGCGGAAATTCATCCGCATGTCGTTGGGCGGGCTGCACGACGAAGCCGAAATTCGAGGCCATCGCAGGACGTACATCGGCGCAATGCCAGGCCGTATTCTGCAGACCATGCGGCGGGTGGAGTCGCGCAATCCCGTCTTCATGTTGGACGAAGTGGATAAGTTGGGCAGAGATTTCCGCGGAGATCCGGCTTCCGCCTTGTTGGAGGTACTGGATCCCGAACAGAACAGAGAATTTCGCGACCACTATATCGACATCCCCTTCGATCTTTCCGAAGTGATGTTCATCACGACGGCAAATTGGTTGGAAACCGTTCCGATTCCATTGCTCGATCGTATGGAGGTCATTCGCCTGTCGGGATACACAGACAGCGAGAAACTGGAAATCGCACGCGGTTATTTGATACCGCGGCAGATACGCGAAAACGGTCTGCGCCGGGAGGAGATTTCGTTTACGGATGAAGCCCTCGAAACGATTATCCGCTTCTACACGCGTGAAGCGGGCGTACGAAATCTCGAGCGGGAGATCGGGCGTTTGTGCCGTAAAGTGGCCACGAACGTTGCTGAAGGGAAACTCGACCAAGCGGACATCAGCAAAGAACAAGTGCGCGCATACCTGGGCAAACCGTATTATCTCGGCAGTGAGGAACTGGCGGACCGGACTTCGGTTCCAGGGGTGGCAACCGGCCTGGCGTACACACCGGTAGGCGGTGATGTGCTCTTCATCGAAGCGACGGCGATGCCGGGAAACAAGCAATTCTTGCTGACGGGATCGTTGGGGCAGGTGATGCAGGAATCCGCCCGGGCAGCGCTGTCCTACGTACGTTCCATGTCGGACGAATTGTCCCTGGATGATGATTATTGGGAGAAGCACGACATCCATCTGCATGTTCCTGCAGGTGCTCAACCGAAAGACGGTCCGTCTGCGGGCGTCACAATGGCGGTTGCACTGGCATCGCTGGCCACCGGAATTCCCGTGCGTTCCGACGTCGGCATGACCGGCGAGGTCACGCTGCGTGGAAAGATACTCCCCATTGGCGGCGTGAAAGAAAAGGTGCTCGCTGCGCACAGGGCCGGGTTGAAGACTGTCTTGCTGCCACCTCGCAACGAGATGGATTTGGAAGACGTTCCGGAAGAAGTGCGCAAGGAGATGAAATTCGTATTTACGGACACCGTGGCGGATGCGATTAAAGCCGCTCTGGTGGATCAAAAGAAACCCAGTCAACGGAAGACGAGTAGAAAATCAAACACAAAATCGAAATCTTCGAGAAGTACGTCGAAAGCCCGGCGGAAGACGACGAAACGGACTTCAAAATCGGGCAACAAGGCTGCGTGA
- a CDS encoding response regulator has protein sequence MPNKVLIIDDDRTMVSLLRTLLEMDGFEVAEIGNWGTILETIRTEMPDLVIMDYFLPQVEGLDLVVSMRKDPQFADVRIIMTSGMDMSEQCLAAGVDDFLLKPYTPDQLSASIHANLMSP, from the coding sequence ATGCCCAACAAAGTCCTGATCATCGATGACGATCGAACCATGGTCTCACTGCTGAGAACGCTCCTGGAAATGGACGGCTTTGAGGTGGCCGAAATTGGTAATTGGGGAACGATCCTCGAGACGATCCGCACTGAAATGCCGGACCTGGTGATCATGGATTATTTCCTGCCCCAGGTGGAAGGCCTCGACCTCGTGGTAAGCATGCGAAAAGATCCCCAATTTGCGGATGTCCGTATCATCATGACATCCGGAATGGACATGTCCGAGCAGTGCCTCGCTGCGGGCGTTGATGATTTTTTGCTAAAACCGTATACTCCAGATCAATTATCGGCGAGCATTCACGCGAATTTGATGTCTCCTTGA
- a CDS encoding putative DNA binding domain-containing protein codes for MTKKKGKRSSRQWHLVDLHLHTPASSDYQEPEITNLDILRRAVARGLDVIAFTDHNTVAGYRNMQEEIAQLELLEGLSRLTDEEREVLREYRELLKKILVLPGFEFTATFGFHILGIFPPEKPVRELEHLLLNLNIPADRLDQGSVTVGASSDVLTAYKVIDDAGGIAIAAHANSTNGVAMRGFSFGGQTKIAYTQDPHLMALEVTDQAKKGRRSTAAFFSGTKPEYPRRMHCIQGSDAHRLRTDPQNKKNLGIGDRATRMLLSEVSFEALKDLFASNDFARTRPHWPAEKEEFDFVLQARDEGPSIIQDFHESMTIRGGRLYAVIADVCAFANTNGGTLFIGVGVDSKKEPQGIARPSASISQLQQELAKRIHPSLSCEVDVQESQGKKIIRVLVPRGEDPPYAVDDNKIYVRDEADTGLAVRDEIVQLVLRGQDRHVREKAAEPKAPGVKDAEVGIAPPRTGVEVVDSEERNGTRYYTMRDLRNGNVVKNVTKSSARRLWHYAIKQVMSLPKDLNKAPIAWQGDIGVLHEQRRGKRKRYDLAQRTSGGIRVYFGVTEDGIEDEWKRLVGVDGE; via the coding sequence GTGACGAAGAAAAAAGGAAAACGTTCTTCGCGGCAATGGCATCTTGTTGATTTACATTTGCATACCCCGGCTTCGAGTGATTATCAAGAACCGGAGATAACCAATCTGGATATCCTGCGCAGGGCGGTCGCCCGCGGGCTGGATGTGATCGCTTTCACGGATCACAACACCGTCGCCGGATACCGGAATATGCAGGAAGAGATCGCCCAGCTCGAATTGTTGGAAGGTTTGTCGCGATTAACGGATGAAGAACGAGAAGTTCTGAGAGAATATCGGGAGTTATTGAAGAAGATTCTGGTGCTGCCAGGATTCGAATTCACCGCAACGTTTGGCTTTCATATCCTGGGGATTTTCCCACCGGAAAAACCGGTTCGAGAGCTGGAACACCTCCTGCTGAATTTGAACATCCCCGCCGATCGATTGGACCAGGGTTCGGTGACCGTAGGCGCCAGCAGTGATGTGTTGACCGCCTATAAGGTGATCGATGACGCGGGCGGAATCGCCATCGCAGCCCACGCCAACTCCACGAACGGCGTCGCCATGCGGGGATTCAGCTTCGGCGGCCAGACGAAGATCGCCTATACCCAGGATCCACACTTGATGGCGCTCGAGGTAACCGACCAGGCGAAAAAGGGCCGGCGCTCCACGGCAGCGTTTTTCAGTGGAACCAAGCCGGAATACCCGCGCCGGATGCACTGCATTCAGGGCTCGGATGCCCATCGTTTGCGGACCGATCCGCAGAATAAGAAAAATCTGGGCATCGGCGACCGGGCGACGAGAATGTTGCTGTCCGAAGTCAGCTTCGAGGCGTTGAAGGACCTCTTTGCCAGCAACGACTTCGCCCGCACGCGGCCCCATTGGCCGGCGGAGAAAGAAGAATTCGATTTCGTCCTGCAGGCGCGCGACGAAGGTCCCAGCATCATACAGGATTTTCACGAAAGTATGACCATACGCGGCGGCAGGTTGTATGCCGTCATCGCCGACGTTTGCGCATTCGCCAACACCAACGGCGGAACGCTGTTCATCGGCGTCGGTGTGGATTCAAAGAAAGAACCCCAGGGTATCGCCCGTCCCTCCGCTTCAATCTCACAGCTGCAGCAGGAACTTGCGAAACGGATCCATCCCTCACTTTCTTGTGAAGTGGACGTTCAAGAAAGCCAAGGGAAGAAGATCATCCGCGTTCTGGTGCCTCGCGGCGAAGATCCGCCCTATGCTGTGGATGACAACAAGATCTACGTTCGTGACGAAGCGGATACGGGTCTTGCAGTGCGCGATGAAATCGTGCAGTTGGTTTTACGCGGCCAGGACCGGCACGTGCGCGAAAAGGCTGCTGAGCCGAAAGCGCCAGGCGTTAAAGACGCCGAAGTGGGCATTGCCCCTCCGAGAACGGGCGTGGAAGTCGTGGATTCCGAGGAACGAAACGGTACCCGGTATTACACCATGCGCGATCTGCGCAACGGAAACGTGGTCAAAAACGTGACCAAGTCCTCTGCGCGGCGCCTGTGGCACTACGCCATCAAGCAGGTGATGAGTCTCCCGAAAGACCTGAACAAGGCTCCCATTGCGTGGCAGGGCGACATCGGAGTCTTGCACGAACAGCGTCGCGGCAAACGCAAACGCTACGATCTTGCCCAACGTACATCGGGCGGAATTCGAGTCTATTTCGGGGTCACGGAAGATGGAATCGAAGACGAATGGAAGCGCTTGGTGGGGGTCGATGGCGAATAA
- a CDS encoding MogA/MoaB family molybdenum cofactor biosynthesis protein — MNVAILTVSDRAAQGEREDRSGPGLTKRIEVQGWRVIRSRVVADDRKGVERLLRDWSDSGDVDLILTAGGTGFSARDQTPEATRAVVERLAPGITEAMRAYGMKITPHAMLSRAVAGIRGKTLIINLPGSPRAALENLEVILPALPHAIDLLKGSPDSEAGHRFPGPKLKA, encoded by the coding sequence ATGAATGTGGCAATCCTCACCGTGTCGGACCGCGCCGCACAGGGTGAGCGGGAAGACCGCTCGGGCCCCGGGTTGACAAAGCGAATCGAAGTCCAGGGATGGCGCGTGATCCGATCGCGGGTGGTTGCCGACGATCGTAAAGGCGTCGAGCGTTTATTACGCGACTGGTCGGATTCGGGAGACGTGGATTTGATCCTGACTGCAGGGGGGACGGGTTTTTCTGCCCGCGATCAGACGCCCGAAGCGACTCGGGCGGTCGTCGAACGTCTCGCGCCGGGAATTACGGAAGCGATGCGCGCATATGGTATGAAGATTACGCCGCATGCGATGCTTTCGCGCGCGGTGGCGGGCATTCGGGGCAAGACGCTCATCATCAATCTTCCCGGCAGCCCGCGGGCGGCGTTGGAGAATCTCGAAGTGATCTTGCCTGCACTGCCGCATGCGATCGATCTGTTGAAAGGTTCTCCGGACTCCGAAGCAGGCCACCGATTTCCCGGACCGAAGTTAAAAGCATAA
- a CDS encoding metal-sensitive transcriptional regulator produces the protein MIRTRRLKTVEGHVRGVQRMVEDDAYCIDLIRQIQAIQAALGKVTTMILNDHLNSCLITAVRGEDQAAREQVLKEIAEVYEMAMKV, from the coding sequence GTGATACGTACGCGGCGCTTGAAAACGGTAGAAGGTCACGTGCGCGGCGTTCAGCGGATGGTGGAAGACGATGCCTACTGCATCGATCTCATCCGCCAGATACAGGCCATACAGGCAGCCCTGGGCAAAGTGACGACGATGATCTTGAACGATCATCTGAACTCATGCTTGATCACCGCGGTTCGCGGCGAGGATCAAGCGGCACGTGAGCAAGTCTTGAAGGAGATTGCCGAAGTCTACGAAATGGCCATGAAGGTGTAA
- a CDS encoding cation transporter, with the protein MTSVTYSVPNISCGHCVHTIQMELSDLAGVSNVEASESKKQVQVEFDSPATTEKIKALLAEINYPVAE; encoded by the coding sequence ATGACGAGCGTTACCTATTCTGTTCCCAATATTTCTTGTGGACACTGCGTGCACACGATTCAAATGGAGCTTTCGGATTTGGCTGGCGTTTCGAACGTCGAAGCTTCCGAATCGAAGAAGCAGGTCCAGGTGGAGTTCGATTCACCGGCGACGACGGAAAAGATCAAGGCGCTTTTGGCCGAGATCAACTATCCGGTAGCCGAATAA